From the Fretibacterium sp. OH1220_COT-178 genome, one window contains:
- a CDS encoding BMC domain-containing protein: MNNNMQALGMIETKGLVGSIEAADAMVKA; the protein is encoded by the coding sequence ATGAACAACAACATGCAGGCTTTGGGAATGATCGAGACGAAGGGGCTTGTGGGTTCGATCGAGGCGGCGGACGCGATGGTGAAGGC